In the Qipengyuania pelagi genome, one interval contains:
- a CDS encoding TonB-dependent receptor, translating into MKLKHLSLVAFASVIHPSMVLAQTTNAAPADDQDMAEPLDSGLIIVTANRTRSVADETPVALSAISGEALQEQGITNPTQLEKAAPNLSIVRDNGLQITIRGVTSDDDSEKGDPSAGFLVNDIYIARPQAQEVSFFDVERVEVLRGPQGTLYGRNTTAGLINVLSRRPVMDEFSGTASLTYESYDHIVASGAVNIPVADILAIRVAGNLDRRDSYIINGTSDGYEYDPFKNNLSGRVSLRFEPAPDVRIDVIGDYSDIGGRTINAVPLANFFSGIVPGTRPTYLDPDAKAARTNTFRQGQEPIRDITDRGVTGQFEWSPGDFTLTYLGSYREFPNSLQTTLVGGRVPATLSGEQSQQSHELRLAYSDGDRFAAQFGGYFFSEESFVRLTLLNPQVLGLPAFATNYEFVQGPTKAKNKSVFGQASYEIIDDLTATLGARYSYDDKSRIGETAFDTNPAVMIPGNRIVLQVNDAAASFDKVTWRVGLDYASPIGLLYSYVATGYKAGGFNDGCEIGTQPGCRFTADALYYEPETLTAYELGFKLANADRSLRLNGALFHYDYSNLQLSQTSNICGAPCQLTRNAALAKIDGIELEGVFVPMAGLRLEAGVNLLDARYDDFQPAPGVDFSGRSLSRSPDLSGYVGASYTIAVGADGGLEASVRTQFSSEYDLTDLERLIEFYQPGYTKTDITLTYRNDANGLTVSAFARNLENEITLTSADSGIAIPFGSATFADPRTFGVRVGVDF; encoded by the coding sequence ATGAAACTTAAACACTTGAGCCTCGTTGCCTTCGCCAGCGTCATCCATCCTTCGATGGTTCTGGCGCAAACCACCAATGCCGCTCCCGCGGACGATCAGGACATGGCGGAGCCGCTGGATTCCGGTCTGATCATCGTCACGGCCAACCGGACACGCTCGGTCGCTGACGAGACCCCGGTGGCTCTCAGCGCGATTTCTGGGGAGGCCTTGCAGGAGCAGGGCATCACCAATCCCACCCAGCTCGAAAAGGCGGCGCCGAACCTCTCCATCGTGCGCGATAACGGGCTCCAGATCACGATCCGCGGGGTGACGTCCGATGACGACAGCGAAAAGGGCGATCCGTCCGCCGGCTTCCTCGTCAACGATATCTATATCGCACGCCCGCAGGCGCAGGAGGTCAGCTTCTTCGATGTCGAGCGGGTCGAGGTCCTGCGCGGCCCCCAGGGGACGCTTTACGGTCGCAATACGACCGCAGGTCTCATCAACGTCCTCAGCCGTCGGCCCGTCATGGACGAATTCTCCGGCACCGCCAGCCTGACATACGAGAGTTACGATCACATCGTGGCGAGCGGGGCGGTCAACATTCCCGTGGCTGACATCCTTGCCATCCGTGTGGCGGGCAATCTCGACCGAAGGGATTCCTACATCATCAACGGGACCAGTGACGGTTACGAGTACGATCCGTTCAAGAACAATCTGTCGGGCAGGGTCTCGCTCCGTTTCGAACCGGCCCCGGATGTGCGGATCGACGTCATCGGGGACTATTCGGATATCGGAGGGCGCACGATCAACGCCGTCCCGCTCGCCAATTTCTTCTCCGGCATCGTGCCGGGAACCCGCCCGACCTATCTCGACCCGGATGCCAAGGCGGCGCGCACCAACACTTTCCGCCAGGGCCAGGAGCCCATTCGCGATATCACCGACCGCGGCGTCACCGGACAATTCGAATGGAGTCCGGGCGATTTCACGCTGACCTATCTCGGCAGCTACCGGGAATTTCCCAACTCGCTGCAAACGACGCTGGTGGGAGGGCGCGTTCCTGCGACGCTGAGCGGGGAACAGTCCCAGCAAAGCCACGAATTGCGTCTGGCCTATTCCGATGGCGACCGGTTCGCAGCTCAATTCGGCGGCTATTTCTTCAGCGAGGAATCCTTCGTCAGGTTGACCCTGCTCAACCCGCAAGTGCTCGGGCTGCCAGCCTTCGCGACCAATTACGAATTCGTCCAAGGGCCGACCAAGGCGAAGAACAAGTCCGTTTTCGGTCAGGCGAGTTACGAGATCATCGACGATCTCACGGCAACGCTCGGCGCGCGCTATTCCTATGACGACAAATCCCGGATCGGCGAAACCGCCTTCGATACCAATCCCGCCGTCATGATCCCCGGCAATCGCATCGTCCTGCAAGTCAACGATGCGGCCGCCAGCTTCGACAAGGTGACCTGGCGCGTCGGCCTCGACTATGCGAGCCCGATCGGGTTGCTCTACAGTTATGTCGCGACGGGATACAAGGCGGGCGGATTCAACGATGGGTGCGAGATCGGCACGCAGCCGGGGTGCCGCTTCACGGCGGATGCACTGTATTACGAGCCGGAAACCCTGACCGCCTACGAACTCGGCTTCAAGCTCGCCAATGCCGACCGTTCGCTGCGCCTGAACGGCGCGCTCTTCCATTACGATTACAGCAATCTCCAGCTGTCGCAGACGAGCAATATCTGTGGCGCGCCCTGTCAGCTCACGCGCAACGCGGCGCTTGCGAAGATCGACGGGATCGAGCTGGAGGGCGTGTTCGTGCCCATGGCGGGACTGCGGCTCGAAGCCGGGGTCAATCTGCTCGATGCGCGCTATGACGATTTCCAGCCCGCTCCGGGCGTCGACTTCTCCGGGCGGAGTCTGTCGCGCAGCCCCGACCTGTCGGGTTATGTCGGTGCGTCCTATACGATCGCTGTGGGCGCCGATGGGGGACTCGAGGCATCGGTGCGCACGCAATTCAGCAGCGAATACGACCTCACCGATCTTGAACGGCTGATCGAGTTTTATCAGCCCGGTTATACCAAAACCGATATCACACTGACCTATCGCAACGACGCGAACGGCCTCACGGTGTCGGCGTTTGCCCGCAATCTCGAAAACGAGATCACGCTGACCAGCGCGGATTCGGGGATCGCCATCCCGTTCGGCAGCGCCACCTTCGCCGATCCGCGCACTTTCGGCGTCCGTGTGGGAGTGGATTTCTGA
- a CDS encoding carboxymuconolactone decarboxylase family protein produces MTVLKPLDDAEMDERQRRLMDAMLAHGRDYAVFRTMLHHPAAMEAFLGWGSYILSDQNTLSVALRELAILRTGALRRCEYEFLRHAVIARKHGFTDQMLRAIALGDSTPLDDAMGLVMQAVDELIEGGRIAPDTFERVRSAFGDRTAIDLVWTVGQYSQVCMFLLTAGVEPDPDIADDPLRELFA; encoded by the coding sequence ATGACCGTTCTGAAACCGCTGGACGATGCCGAAATGGACGAGCGGCAGCGTCGCCTGATGGACGCGATGCTGGCGCACGGGCGCGACTACGCGGTGTTCCGCACGATGCTGCACCACCCTGCCGCCATGGAGGCGTTTCTGGGTTGGGGATCCTATATCCTGTCGGATCAGAACACGCTCAGCGTGGCGCTTCGCGAGCTCGCGATCCTGCGCACGGGCGCGCTGCGCCGCTGCGAGTACGAATTTCTCCGTCACGCAGTGATCGCCCGCAAGCATGGCTTCACGGATCAGATGCTGCGCGCCATCGCCCTCGGCGATAGCACGCCGCTCGACGACGCGATGGGATTGGTCATGCAGGCGGTCGACGAACTTATCGAGGGGGGACGCATCGCGCCGGACACGTTCGAGCGTGTCCGCTCAGCCTTCGGGGATCGCACCGCGATCGATCTCGTCTGGACGGTCGGCCAGTATTCGCAGGTCTGCATGTTCCTGCTGACCGCCGGGGTCGAGCCCGATCCCGATATCGCCGACGATCCCTTGCGGGAGCTGTTCGCATGA
- a CDS encoding SDR family NAD(P)-dependent oxidoreductase, with product MSGRLAGKRIAILGAGQTRGDTEGNGRAMARIFSREGADLLLIDRDESAAQATADICTGPNAVMVADVAEEGAADRIAEAAKARWGGLDGLVYNIGIGDGGDGPAGRVEDEAWDRIMLVNLTAARRVMGACIPLLRDSGHGAIVAISSLASIAPSPMISYSVSKAGMNRLVQSVAFHEAAHQVRCNAITPGLIDTPMAIEGHSKASGIDKEALRKGRDRAVPMGHMGRAEDVAFAALYLMSDEAKFVTGVILPVDGGSSVKVAI from the coding sequence ATGAGCGGCCGTCTGGCGGGCAAGCGGATCGCAATCCTCGGCGCGGGCCAGACCCGCGGCGATACGGAGGGCAATGGCCGCGCAATGGCCCGCATCTTTTCCCGAGAGGGCGCCGACCTTCTGTTGATCGATCGCGACGAATCGGCGGCACAAGCGACGGCGGACATTTGCACCGGCCCCAATGCCGTCATGGTCGCCGATGTCGCCGAGGAAGGGGCTGCCGATCGCATCGCCGAAGCGGCAAAGGCGCGCTGGGGCGGTCTCGACGGCCTCGTCTACAATATCGGCATCGGCGACGGGGGCGACGGCCCGGCGGGCAGGGTCGAAGACGAAGCCTGGGACCGGATCATGCTGGTCAACCTGACTGCGGCGCGGCGCGTGATGGGGGCATGTATCCCCTTGCTGCGCGACAGCGGGCACGGCGCCATCGTCGCCATATCCTCCCTCGCCTCGATCGCGCCCAGCCCCATGATATCCTACTCGGTCTCCAAGGCCGGGATGAACCGGCTGGTGCAAAGCGTCGCCTTCCACGAGGCCGCCCATCAGGTGCGCTGCAACGCCATCACGCCGGGACTGATCGACACGCCGATGGCGATCGAAGGCCACAGCAAGGCCAGCGGCATCGACAAGGAGGCGCTGAGAAAGGGCCGCGACCGCGCCGTTCCGATGGGCCATATGGGCCGTGCCGAAGATGTCGCCTTCGCCGCCCTCTATCTGATGAGCGACGAGGCGAAATTCGTGACCGGAGTGATCCTGCCGGTCGACGGAGGCTCTTCGGTCAAGGTCGCTATCTGA
- a CDS encoding TonB-dependent receptor, with protein MSHRPILRALLRSTILATTVLSTTAFAGDVEGTIRSMALERPIEGARIVVEGTGRSATTDEAGRYMVRGLTGGRYTIRVQQPGYDDTTIQVLVPDEGAVEADGVLSHAGEMPEAEIVVTGARASRLLAIERKRALPVISDVVSSDGIGRLPDYNTAEAVQRLPGVSVEIDQGEPRYVVIRGVDPNLNQVTVDGNLVGVPEAEGRRVALDTIPSDLVAAIEVIKAVTPDYDGNAVGGSINIVTPTAFDRAAPFTFLSARGAYNAKSDKLGFGGSATHGRRFGVDESFGVVIAGSYFKRFIDSDLAEPRNWTTIGGVATPTAYRLYDYRIVRERIGTVANFDWRPDPDMRFYLRTIYNEFTDVEERDQFDFSFAAPVSFPAPDQIRFGGGRATREFRQNDQTQRLYNISPGAEFSLGNAELELNYTYAHAEEHTPIRDDIEFRSAKGKFATLDLTSARPLFADFDPSLFEEASFPLRRIRLRREQIDEDLHTARADMRIAFGDTDETFLKFGAKYIDRTKTRDNTQSELLPAAPITPGGFDAVLPPPENFYEGEYRYGPLLDYGRIIDFFEANPDRFVLNSVSTTVNERSVDYRVEEKITAGYAMVSGTTGDLTMVAGLRVEHTDGRYDAFAIRDTNGNGTLEPSDLVPLSFDREYTDFLPSVHATYRPTPELLVRAAYTNTLGRPNYDAIVPTFEEDSGDGTAGNPDLKPFRSTGLDLSVEFYPAAGSVLSVAGFYKHIENPIFTRTVRDVSFAGIPLTSLSQPQNATDGDLLGVEANIVQRFTFLPAPFDGLGASANFTYVDSSVTVPGREDEDIPFFRQSDLIAGGALFFENGPVEARLAFDYRDDYIVNIGSSTASDIYNKSRFALDARISYRITPDIEIFASGSNLTDATLTFYQTLPEQTFSRQIYGINADFGISARF; from the coding sequence ATGAGCCATCGCCCCATCTTGCGCGCGCTTTTGCGCTCCACGATCCTCGCCACGACTGTACTTTCTACCACCGCTTTCGCTGGCGACGTGGAGGGAACTATCAGGAGCATGGCTCTTGAGCGACCGATTGAAGGCGCGCGCATCGTGGTGGAGGGAACCGGCCGCTCGGCGACGACCGACGAGGCGGGGCGCTATATGGTCAGAGGTCTGACGGGCGGCCGATATACGATCCGAGTGCAGCAGCCTGGCTATGATGACACGACAATTCAGGTGTTAGTTCCCGACGAGGGAGCTGTCGAAGCGGATGGCGTCCTCTCCCATGCCGGAGAAATGCCGGAAGCGGAGATCGTCGTCACCGGTGCGCGCGCATCTCGCTTGCTAGCGATCGAGCGCAAGCGGGCCCTCCCGGTGATTTCCGATGTCGTATCTTCTGATGGAATCGGCAGACTACCGGATTACAACACTGCCGAAGCGGTTCAACGTCTGCCCGGAGTATCGGTCGAGATCGATCAGGGCGAGCCGCGCTACGTCGTCATCCGCGGGGTCGACCCCAATCTCAACCAGGTCACGGTCGACGGCAACCTTGTCGGCGTACCTGAAGCGGAAGGGCGCCGCGTTGCCCTGGACACGATTCCGTCGGATCTCGTCGCGGCGATCGAGGTGATCAAGGCGGTGACGCCGGATTACGACGGCAACGCCGTGGGCGGCAGCATCAATATCGTCACGCCGACCGCGTTCGACCGCGCCGCACCGTTCACCTTCCTGAGCGCGCGCGGCGCCTACAATGCGAAGTCTGACAAGCTTGGGTTCGGGGGCAGTGCCACCCATGGTCGCCGTTTCGGCGTCGACGAGAGCTTCGGCGTGGTCATAGCGGGCAGCTATTTCAAGCGCTTCATCGACAGCGATCTGGCCGAGCCGCGCAACTGGACCACAATCGGCGGCGTCGCGACCCCCACCGCCTATCGCCTCTATGACTACCGCATCGTTCGCGAACGTATCGGTACCGTCGCAAATTTCGATTGGCGACCGGACCCGGATATGCGTTTCTACCTGCGCACGATTTACAACGAGTTCACCGATGTGGAGGAACGCGACCAGTTCGACTTCTCCTTCGCAGCACCTGTAAGTTTTCCGGCGCCCGATCAGATCAGGTTCGGTGGCGGCAGGGCCACGCGCGAGTTTCGCCAGAACGACCAGACGCAGCGGCTCTACAACATCTCGCCCGGGGCCGAATTCAGCTTGGGCAATGCCGAGCTGGAGCTGAACTATACCTACGCGCACGCGGAAGAGCATACGCCGATCCGCGATGACATCGAGTTCCGATCGGCGAAGGGCAAGTTCGCGACGCTCGACTTGACATCGGCCCGCCCGCTCTTCGCTGATTTCGATCCCAGTCTGTTCGAGGAGGCAAGTTTCCCATTGCGCCGAATCCGCTTGCGGCGCGAGCAGATCGACGAGGATCTGCATACCGCCCGCGCGGACATGCGGATCGCTTTCGGCGATACGGACGAGACCTTTCTTAAATTCGGCGCCAAGTATATCGATCGCACGAAAACGCGCGACAATACGCAATCCGAATTACTTCCCGCTGCGCCGATCACGCCGGGCGGGTTCGATGCGGTCCTCCCGCCGCCCGAAAATTTCTACGAGGGCGAATATCGCTACGGTCCGCTCTTGGATTACGGCCGGATCATCGATTTCTTCGAAGCCAATCCGGACCGCTTTGTTCTCAATTCGGTAAGCACCACCGTAAACGAGCGGTCGGTGGACTATCGCGTCGAGGAAAAGATTACGGCCGGCTACGCTATGGTCAGCGGCACTACCGGAGACCTGACGATGGTCGCCGGCCTGCGGGTGGAGCACACCGACGGCCGATACGACGCGTTCGCGATCCGCGACACCAACGGGAACGGCACGCTGGAGCCATCGGACCTCGTTCCCCTGTCGTTCGACCGGGAATACACCGATTTCCTGCCGAGCGTCCACGCCACTTATCGGCCGACCCCCGAATTGCTGGTGCGCGCGGCTTATACCAATACGCTGGGCAGGCCGAACTACGATGCCATCGTCCCAACCTTCGAGGAAGATAGCGGAGACGGGACAGCGGGAAATCCCGATTTGAAGCCGTTCCGCTCGACTGGTCTCGACCTGTCGGTTGAATTCTATCCCGCTGCCGGCTCGGTCCTCTCGGTGGCCGGCTTCTACAAGCATATCGAGAACCCGATCTTTACCCGCACGGTGCGCGATGTCAGTTTCGCGGGCATCCCGCTGACTTCGCTGTCGCAACCGCAGAACGCCACCGACGGCGACCTGCTGGGTGTCGAGGCTAATATTGTGCAGCGCTTCACGTTCCTGCCAGCACCCTTCGATGGCCTTGGTGCCTCGGCGAACTTCACCTATGTCGATTCCAGTGTCACCGTGCCGGGCCGCGAGGACGAGGACATTCCGTTCTTCCGCCAGTCCGATCTTATCGCCGGAGGTGCTCTGTTCTTTGAGAATGGCCCGGTCGAGGCGCGGCTCGCCTTCGACTATCGCGACGACTATATCGTAAATATCGGCAGCAGCACGGCATCCGACATCTACAACAAGAGCCGCTTCGCGTTGGACGCGCGCATCAGCTACCGCATCACTCCGGATATTGAGATCTTCGCCTCGGGCTCCAACCTGACGGACGCGACCCTGACATTCTACCAGACCCTACCGGAGCAGACCTTTTCGCGGCAGATCTACGGGATCAACGCCGATTTCGGCATCAGCGCGCGGTTTTGA
- a CDS encoding alkaline phosphatase D family protein, with amino-acid sequence MIISRRAVLQAAALLPALGALPDPLLANPGTGFTHSVASGDPDTSSVRLWTRFVGQSPTSELSMELSATDTFASPIRVGSCLAGPETDFCAQARIGGLAAGETYFYRFIGPRGEVSPIGRTRTLPSGEIDRCRIAVVSCANATSGWFNAYEHAAARDDLDLVVHLGDYIYESPVNRSDALARLARTREIEPLGEAVSLLDYRLRYASYRADRALQELHRLHPMIVIWDDHEIANNSWQNGASNHDTDEGPWEVRKRAGLRAFYEWLPMERQPYATYRIGNLATLFRLETRLIARSRQLDSEAALAGHQDIATAIAQFIQGPLADPARTMMGAEQEAWLARGMAESSVAGVGWQVLLQQVIMAPTRLPKIDSTWFSPSVENGEKQQRELAFVGRLSDADVPFGLDRWDGYPAARDRLLFAACEAEADLIVLSGDSHNAWAYDLSHRGAPAGVEFAVQGVSSLGLEKRFGGDPTHIAREFLQANPGLAWCDTSRRGYMDVEFTRGAATSTWHFLSSRSERSTRILATKALSVHRGSNLIARE; translated from the coding sequence ATGATCATTTCCCGCCGCGCCGTGCTCCAGGCTGCCGCGCTTCTTCCTGCGCTCGGCGCTCTACCGGACCCGCTACTGGCAAATCCGGGCACAGGGTTCACGCATTCTGTCGCTAGCGGAGATCCGGACACATCGAGTGTTCGCCTGTGGACTCGGTTCGTGGGTCAATCACCGACCAGCGAACTCAGTATGGAACTTTCCGCCACCGACACTTTCGCATCTCCGATCCGTGTCGGATCGTGTCTTGCCGGGCCAGAAACGGATTTTTGCGCACAGGCGCGGATCGGTGGTCTCGCTGCGGGGGAAACCTATTTCTATCGTTTCATCGGCCCGCGCGGCGAAGTCTCGCCAATAGGGCGAACACGAACGCTGCCTTCAGGCGAAATTGATCGCTGCCGTATCGCAGTGGTTTCTTGCGCCAACGCGACCTCCGGATGGTTTAACGCCTATGAGCACGCGGCGGCGCGCGACGACCTCGATCTCGTCGTCCATCTGGGCGATTATATATATGAATCGCCGGTCAACCGATCCGATGCTCTAGCCCGGCTTGCCCGGACACGCGAAATCGAGCCTCTGGGGGAAGCGGTCAGCTTGCTCGACTATCGGTTACGCTATGCCAGCTACAGAGCGGATCGAGCGCTTCAGGAACTACACCGATTGCATCCGATGATCGTTATCTGGGATGACCACGAAATCGCGAACAACAGCTGGCAGAACGGGGCGAGCAATCACGATACAGACGAAGGACCCTGGGAGGTGCGCAAGCGTGCTGGATTGCGCGCTTTCTACGAATGGCTTCCGATGGAGCGGCAACCCTACGCCACCTATCGGATCGGCAACCTCGCGACTCTATTTCGGCTCGAAACCCGGCTTATCGCCCGCTCGCGGCAGCTCGACAGCGAAGCCGCTCTGGCAGGCCATCAGGATATCGCCACTGCAATCGCGCAATTCATTCAAGGGCCGCTGGCTGATCCAGCGCGAACGATGATGGGCGCTGAGCAGGAGGCCTGGCTTGCGCGCGGCATGGCGGAATCGAGTGTCGCTGGGGTCGGATGGCAAGTGTTGTTGCAGCAGGTGATAATGGCCCCGACCCGTCTGCCAAAAATCGATTCCACTTGGTTTTCCCCGAGCGTTGAGAACGGCGAGAAGCAGCAACGCGAACTGGCCTTCGTCGGCCGCCTCAGCGACGCTGATGTGCCTTTCGGCCTTGATCGCTGGGACGGGTATCCTGCGGCGCGCGACAGGTTGCTATTCGCTGCATGCGAAGCCGAAGCAGACCTTATCGTCCTGAGCGGCGACAGTCACAACGCATGGGCCTACGATCTATCCCACCGCGGGGCTCCGGCCGGTGTGGAATTCGCCGTACAGGGTGTATCGTCGCTCGGCTTAGAAAAGCGTTTTGGCGGCGATCCCACGCATATCGCGCGGGAATTTTTACAGGCAAATCCGGGCCTCGCATGGTGCGATACCAGCCGACGCGGCTACATGGACGTGGAATTCACTCGCGGAGCGGCGACCTCAACTTGGCATTTCCTGTCGTCGCGAAGCGAACGATCGACCCGGATACTTGCTACGAAAGCGCTCTCAGTGCACCGCGGTTCAAATCTGATCGCGCGTGAATGA
- a CDS encoding TolC family outer membrane protein has protein sequence MTRFATLLGGVALLVTSPACAQTLREAIATAYATNPDLAEARARQDSLEEAPEQARAEGRPKLSADMGAGYDNLGLGSSGSANLRATMPIWTGGRVSSSVRAAKADVAAGEQRVRDREATVLERVVFAYADLLFAQEAVEVARIGIERLDRQVDEAQSRFDLGQATRTDVAQLRAQRAGVVGNLADAQAALESAGAAYRAVVGEAPGSLTSEVPAPAALPADLESARTAAALANPLLLEQQRIADASAARIDSARAERAPFVDLAGGYGRGTQLSGGRFRAFESAASIGISFRVPILTGGLVPSRVREAEATYRADQFAVIAEEREAVRAVDTAWASLDAARTRETASAEGLTAAQLALDGVRAEYEFGLRSTIDILIAEQSFRGAQLALARARSDVLIAEAAVLRASGLLDQGAYLATR, from the coding sequence ATGACTAGGTTCGCGACCCTGCTCGGCGGAGTGGCGTTACTCGTCACCTCCCCCGCCTGCGCGCAGACGCTGCGCGAGGCGATCGCCACCGCCTATGCCACCAATCCCGATCTGGCCGAGGCCCGTGCTAGACAGGACTCGCTGGAGGAAGCGCCCGAACAGGCCCGCGCCGAAGGCCGTCCGAAGCTCTCTGCCGATATGGGCGCGGGCTACGACAATCTCGGCCTGGGCAGCTCAGGGAGTGCGAACCTACGCGCCACCATGCCAATCTGGACGGGTGGGCGGGTTTCCTCCTCGGTGCGCGCGGCGAAGGCCGATGTCGCTGCAGGCGAGCAGCGCGTTCGGGATCGTGAAGCCACGGTCCTCGAAAGAGTGGTGTTCGCCTATGCCGACCTGCTCTTCGCCCAGGAGGCGGTGGAGGTGGCGCGGATCGGGATCGAGCGGCTCGATCGCCAAGTCGACGAGGCGCAGAGCCGCTTCGACCTCGGGCAGGCGACGCGCACCGACGTCGCGCAATTGCGCGCGCAGCGGGCTGGTGTCGTCGGCAACCTCGCCGATGCCCAGGCCGCGTTGGAGAGTGCGGGGGCGGCCTATCGCGCGGTCGTGGGCGAGGCGCCGGGAAGCCTGACGAGCGAGGTTCCGGCACCTGCTGCTTTGCCCGCCGATCTCGAAAGCGCCCGCACCGCGGCTGCGCTGGCCAATCCGCTGCTGCTCGAACAGCAGCGGATCGCCGATGCGTCGGCCGCGCGGATCGACAGCGCGCGGGCGGAGCGTGCGCCCTTCGTCGATCTTGCGGGAGGGTATGGTCGCGGAACGCAGTTATCAGGCGGCCGCTTCCGCGCCTTCGAAAGCGCGGCCAGCATCGGCATCTCGTTTCGAGTGCCGATCCTCACCGGCGGCCTCGTCCCGTCGCGCGTGCGGGAAGCCGAGGCGACATATCGTGCGGACCAGTTCGCCGTCATCGCCGAGGAGCGGGAGGCGGTCCGTGCGGTCGACACCGCCTGGGCGTCGCTGGACGCGGCACGGACGCGGGAGACGGCCAGCGCCGAGGGGCTTACGGCGGCGCAATTGGCACTCGATGGCGTTCGCGCCGAATATGAATTCGGACTGCGTTCGACGATCGACATCCTCATTGCCGAACAGAGCTTCCGCGGCGCGCAACTCGCACTCGCCCGTGCACGGAGCGACGTGCTTATCGCTGAGGCAGCCGTTCTGAGGGCGAGCGGCCTGCTCGACCAGGGCGCATATCTAGCCACCCGATGA